The Cryptomeria japonica chromosome 6, Sugi_1.0, whole genome shotgun sequence genomic interval GATAATGTCATGCTATTTGGTAGTTGGAAAATAAGAAAGATATTGGAAATATGAGATAGACTTAGATTACTCCCTTAGTGCATGGCAAGTGTTGGCATGCTTCACAAACTTGGTAGCTCGATGGTGTTACAACAATGGTGGTAGTGTCTCCAAGAGCGTCAATCTCCAAGAGTAATTCTTCAATCTGCCAAAAGATCCCTTGGAAATGTCCCGAGATGAAAGATATAGGCCAAGAGACGAATCTAGATGTCGATGGTCGCACGGGGAGGCATTACGATTCCTTCCTGGTGCAGGTCGTAATGTCCCAACGACCACCTACTGGCTAGCAGGTTGGCGGGATGGTAGCATGCTACACAAACGTCTCTGCGCCGCGTCTGCATCCACAAACTTGTTAGGTTGGTAGAATTGATAATGCCTTAGGGTAAGTTGACATGGACTTCTTTGCTAGACAAAAGGACAAATTGGCAAACCTATCCTCCAAGCAGTGTGGGGGAGGTGCCACATGTCACAATCGCCACTAaaggtgatgagggtgatatttttgactctatAGAGAGAAGCTTTAGGGTATAAGGTTATGACAGAAGATGCTTGTGATATTCAAGAGAGTCTAATTATTGGTAAGTTTTGGTAAATAGCCAGTTGCCACCAAATATTGGTTGTGAAGTCATCTAATTGATTGTCATTAATCATAGTGATTTAGTATATTCATATAGTCATGAAACATTTTTGCATTTAGGTATCCTTACCCTACCATGTTAAACTTTCAACATATTTTGGAAGAATTTTACCTTTCCAAATATTATAGTAGTTTTCTTGGCTTCTAAAGGTTTGAATCTTGGAAAGAATATCATTCATACCAACTATCACAAGTAAAGGTGTGAATATTCCAAAATAACTTACGATTCCAACAATTTCCAACTATCAAAGAGATTGATGCAACCCACATACCACTCAAATTTCTATGATTGATTCGTTtagatgtattttgagtcattgaTTTTTTTGTAGCTAACTTATTGGATCCTTGTGTTTATGAAATGGATAAGCTCATTCATTGTATAAAAGAGGAGAATTGGTTGATTTCTATCAAGCTTTTAAGTTAGGGAATTCCTAATTTCTACTTTCTTCATGGTTTCTCTCTACTCTCAATATTAGCACTCGTATGCTTTTGTAAAGCTTTGAAAAGTTGATTCTGATTGAAGGTCATTCTAGGTTGTAAATCAAACAAGATTGTAACTCATCATATTTAATGAAATATCAAACTATTACACCAAGATTTCAACGTGTTTGGACCTTTTCTTAATGTGAATCTCGGTATTCCTTTGAAGATTTACATTATTTTGTATGAATATGTGAATAATTCAAGTGAAATATAAATCATTTAGCTCTCAAATTGTATTTCAATTACTAAAAATTTATACATGTGTTACATGTGTAATTACTACAAATTTACTTTCATTAACACTTTATCTTCtctttccttaaatctttttctatCTTTTTACATATCATTTTAATGAGTCAACATCCAGTGAGTGAATTTGAAAATCTCTAGAAGAAACACGAAAATATTTAAGGTTTCTCTACAATTCATTAATATAGAAGACCTTTAAGATTTTAATGAGAACCTCAATGATTTTAGAGAATTTAAGCAAAGATAGGTTAAATCTTTGCAAATATTTGCATCTTTGttcatatattatataaatttacaaattattaaaataaaaagatagTTTTAAAAGAGCTACTCAAATTTATTTTTTGTTCAAACAAATTTTCCAAAATAGCTATTGATCCAAATGTATAAGGACCAAATCTCATAAACTCAGTCTAATATCTCATAGATCTTGTCGATAAAGCTACACTAAGTAAAGATTACATCCATAAGTCCCTTTGTGAAATAGTAACCACGATAAACCTTGAGTGAACCTTAATGTGTCGAGATCTAATTATTGAAACCTTGAGATACTAACTCTATCAtaaaatagagttttttttttaaaatgatttttttataaacCAAGTGAACTCTATCGAAGCTATACTACAAAATCATTGACCTATCATTCCAAACACATTCTTCTTGCTCCTCCTATGAAATTATATAACatcaattttcttatttattttgtcATATACCATTATTTATCAAAGAAACCAAAGAAATGTGTATTAACTCCATCAAAATGCAGAAGTTCATCTATTTATTTTTAAAGATACATGCCTTAGTGTGAGAATACAACACAGAGATGTTGTGTCATCTTTTCCCTTACACCCTTAAAGAATAGGCATATTTATGTTCATAGAATCTCATCAATAGTGGGGATTGGATTGATGCTACATTTCTATaatgatttcaaattttgattgaTGTTGCTACCATATACCATCAATTTGGTGAGATCAAGAGGGGTGAAGAGAAATTTAGTACAATATTCACTGATCAATTTCAAAAGGCATCTTCTAGATTGAGATATCCATATAATGTCAGAGAAGCCACATCTTTGCTACTGTATGATGCCACCCTCGATCCTCTCACTTCCATGTTCATAAAGAGGCGAGTACGGTATGAACTTTAAGAACGTGACGTTCTTCCAACCATCCCTTTTCTAATATGTATATTTTCTAAATAATAATATagacatttattaaaaaaaaattataactcaACAAAACATGAGATTTTCACAAGTTAAAAACAGGTCAGTCTTACATCACACATATCAAGCAACATATCAAGTCTaaagaatgttagtcaattctgaATGTTTAAGGCTTTTAAGTTTAAAAGTGTAtttttagtgtgaccacacacTTTAAGTAACATATTAAGTCTAAAAAATATCAGTCAATTCTgattgtttaacacttttaaatttaaaaatgtaaGCTTAGTGTATATAATTTAAGCCGTTCCCAAAAACACAAAAATTTACACATTCGATTTATGACAACAACAGTAATCCTCAGCTGCTACAACTTGTCTGAAAGATCAAGAGACTCTAATTTCAAAAGATCTGAAAGTGAGACACTGAATACATCATCTGATACGCGCCCTAAGATATGATCCTCAGACAGATCTAATTCAAATAAATCAGCGCTGCAATCACTGAATGCCTCTGTAGAAATTCCTTCTCTACTAATTGAAATTGGAGAACCAAACGCTGCACCCTCCTCCACCACTGATGACCTATACAGACTACACTCACCTGATAAATTAAATAATCAGAAAAATTGTTGATCTCTTCTGCAAACCCTGAAAAAATTAGTGTATAATTATCCTATTTCTATTCATAAACTTTTGATTGTTCTcctatttaaaataaaaaacaaaagaatTTGCTACAACATAGATAAAAGCTAATCCTATGCAAATTCACCTTGCAGTTGGCTCACAGATTCTTTCTGCCTCTCACTCTTCCCATTGCATTCATTAACAGATTTTATGTCACTGAAACTGTCTTTGGCGTTACATTTTAGCCTTGATCTAGACTTAAACATGTTCAGAAATCTTTGACTATCATTTCCTCCTTGAAATTCGTTCAAACCAATTTGTGGGTTCTTGTCTCTTTTTCTGGACAAGCACATACCCATACCTACCACCAGAACAGTGGAGAATACCTTCAATATCAGACTGTATTGCAAAGATGGATAAAAAGcattcacacaatcaaattcagaaaCAGCAATAGACAGCAATATGAAAGACTAGAACATGTTACCTCTATATAAAGTAATATGTTATATAGAATTTTATTCTTTTTGAgattaattattttaatagatTTGACATTCAATTTAAGGAAATAACTTTTGGTTGTGGAAATGATGTTTGATTACAAATTTGAATATATTACCTTAAGATAGTGCATACATGAAAGAGAAACTCTACTAATGTTTATATCAATGAAAAAATATTGTAGTGATGTTCATGCGCATAGGTTGTACCTTGCTATGGAAGAATCTTCATCGTGGACAAGATTTGTATTGTTTTAACAATGTTAGGAAGAGTTAGACATATCAACATATGATGGTTAATCATGTCAATGTGGCCTTGATGGTGATAGGTGATTTATGATTGAAATATTATGCTATGTCAAATTGGATGTAAAAGATATTAACTAGAATATGCTATGGGTTGATGCAAGAACTAAAGTGGAAAGGTAAATAATGTCTAACAATTAACCCTTTGTGATAGATAAATAAATGGGATTGTCATTATGATGTTTATATCCTAGATATATTACAATTTTATGGATGCATTACTTTAATGGGCCACCttcaaataatattaatattaatatttaaaaatgttATGCTATTTGTAAGGAAAAGGCAACCACAAGTTCTTTTAGTAGATAAATTTATATCAAAACTTAACTACTAAACATATAGAATTTTCCACATTAGTCAACATATAGGATTTTCCACATTTAGCCTTCAAGGAGAATATTATAGAATTCTATTtgcataattttttataatatttaacaTGTAATTTACAATTagaaagaaatgagagagatggtaTAGAAACAACCATAAGAAGAAGAGTTGTttagatataccctaggaaaataATTTCCAGAAAACTAACCTCTAAAGAACTAAACAACTCAATATATTACCAAATGAACATGCTTACAATATatccacaagtgtcttaatcttatgacttgAGACATATAGTGATAAGTATCATATGtgtaccctaagtaaacttaagaaacTAATATGAATAGGACCTCGGTGATTAAGTAGCTAGGTAAAACACCTCATTCACACCAACAAACTAAACCAAACTTACCAAAGAGTTTTTTAACATTCTATTAGACTTGTCAATCTCCTTACATTCTATATTTCTTTAGATATTGGGTTTAAATTTCTTTTCTCCTATCTCCTTTCATTAATTCCCTTTTTGTTGTACACTAAGGTTATTGTTATCCTTTCCTCATATTCTATCATTTATAACATTTGTGGGAACCTAGACTCAATGAAGCTAACATCCAAACACTATACCTAACAAATCTAATAATAAAACCAATTGTGAGCTAAATCACCATCCTAGCACAACCTAGGATCTCATGCCAACACATCTTTTCTAAGGAAAATGATCTCTTAGAGTCATAAGAACACATTTTTCTTGCATCCATTTACAAAAAAACATTGGACAAGTGTATTATAGTGTTCCCAACATTTTCTATTGCTACACTACATGAATTTAGGTTGATCTATACCCTcatttttttcagtttttcatcTCTAGATCTAATCTTCAAttgtttgttctttttttttttcctttccaagTCTACACTTCACACACTCTAAGCTTCTAAATGGTAAATCAGATTTTCACATTTTGTTTTGTTGTCTTTGTATGCAACTTAATTGCTCATAACTATCGTTTTGACTTCTTGATAGTTACAACAAATGCCATGGGATTCATTATGCACACAAGGGTAAAAAAGTGATCATTTTGAGTTGACTTCCCATACATATTCCCTATTGCCCCATTAATCGTTCACTTTGACCACCACAAAAATTGGACAATTGATCCAATACTGATTCACAAATGTACCAATATTCGTGCACTATTGGTATCAATAAAGTTGCACCATTGATCTAATTACTAGCCTTTTGTCCATCTATGACTACACCAATAGAAAGATATTGACCTGCTAGATAATTTTTTAGGACTTTAATTAACAAAATCTAATTAACTATAATTGAAATATAGACAATATTCAAGAACCCTCCCCTCATTAtaataaatccaaaataaaaaagaTAGTCACAATATAGTCAGTGCCATATTCGACTCAATCAAAGTCATGGAATACTAACAAAATATCCTTACATTGAACCAAAATTATAGGACAAGTTGTGATGTGTTGGGAGTTTCCACTCCACAAGCTCCATGGATGATGTTGCCCTCCATAACTTTTAGTGCTCGTTGGTATATGGAAAGTAATATGCCCCAAATCAACGGTGCCATTATTTACTAGCTTCAATGCTCACGACAAAAATGGTCCCCCCAAAAAATGATTTCTAGTCTCTCACGTCAACGTAACGTCCCCTCTTTATCTCATAATCCCACACCGAAGGTGGCAACCTTTCAAAAACATCCTTTCAATTGCAAAGGTGCCCCCCAAAGTAGACATGAATAATCGTTTGATGATGATGGATTGATCTGAAACGTTCAAAAATCACTTAGTGAAATTCGGAAATAAAAAACCAAGTTCATCATGAACTGTGTAATTAATGGTTGTTAAGAATAATGGTGTAAAATGATTCGTTGCAAAATTGTGGAGCACAGCGAAGAGTGCTATTATTATTGTAATGGGGACCCAATTATTTAGAACCTCGTGATCCACCGACAAAATTATATTCCCCAATACCTTACAAAAATAATAACATTGTTTCTTATGATACTTGTGAATGATCTGTGCTGTGGTGTGATAATGAAGTGCATTCTTTCGCTCAGAAAATGGAGGGCCAATGGAGATGGGCGTTGAAGAGTTGGAGGAAAGAAAGCATGAAATTGCAAGGCAACTGAtagagaagaaattgaagaaaaagaatgGATTTGCCTGTGAGGAGGATTCATATAAAAGTAGGACAGATTTTTCTTAGCCGTTTTATGAGAAGGATGAGTGGTTTCATGGCTGGTCTCTTATGTTTTGCCCCCAAGGTAAAATTGTGTGGGAAGTAGTGTTGTGGTTTtatgctctgcaagtatattatatCCTACCAGGAGGATATGGTTGCTGCTGCTaacttcttgcttcttctttccAATTAAGAAATTCTCTCTTTCTcgatgtttttggcatgtcatatAGTTGTAATCATTCCTCAGAAATTATCAATGATTGCAGATGTGTGCTTTCTTCCTACAACATTTGACAGATATTATTTGTGTAGATCTCTTTCTCTTTAATGTATTAAGCTTATGTGAGTTTGTGGTGCATCAAGGATTGTCATGTTTCTTTTTTATTGCCAGGGGAAAGAAAatttaacattttcttttttgaaaattgagtattttatttaagaatttgattttttttaagtaaataaaatagtcTTAAATTGGTTGTAtacataatttattaaaaaaaaatcacatatatttttttaaaaagtatcaaaggaattttaaatttataaagtaaataaaaatattttttgttaattggaaaaagaaattgtgAGAGAAAAGTTGAGTAGAAAATGGGTGAATCCAAGTCTGAGCTTTAGAGAAGGGATGTCAAGAAAAATAATCTAGAGATCATAGACCCATTAAATGTGGAAAACTCTTGCAGAAGCATAAAAGAGAAACCATAAAGATGGATTTGGGTTAGAGCACAAAGGATGAAAAACAAGCATAAAAATGTCGCAAACTATGTCATCAAGTAGGATGACAAGAAGGGAAGATTTTGACATTCTCCACTTAAGGATATGAAAGATCATGAAAGACACACCAATCCCTTACATATTCCCCTAAGTTGTGATTCGCCACATAATAGAAATTATTGTAACTTAATGCAAGGTAGGAATAACAAGAAAAAATAGGTATGGAGACTAGTGACCATGGGGATGATCCCAATCCAAAACCTTAGGGTGTTCCTACTTCAGTGGACTTTAACTATCATAAGAAATGAATTAGAATAAATAGGGTAGAATTTACAAAACTTggcctgttggaatccaagaacactaagaggggggatgaatcagtgttctcccGGTATGATTAATTTaaaccttattagcacaacaacttagtaactggtatgcataaaagaaagtaccaacaagtaataatgcaaccacaaagatcaacaccataacttAGAGATTTATACGTGcaaaacctcaaagatgaaaaaccacgatgggattggtgaCTGACAATATCTATacactgattagatgaataaatattacatataaggggcctgcacatgcaagaaggcacactgcctagagtgcactactcatcacaaaaggagcctcactgactacaagaaatattcagactacaatctagaaataagattgaactgcaagaatagcatctcttatgcttgagtacagtttcggttaagctcaataccggaggtctttgGTGCAGGAGCGCCTAACACAAAGGtacaaaaggagtctataagaggataaaaatcaattcataagtatattcaattacattttcatttgtaatgtcattttgagtcaatatgaatcaatatgtaaggctaaaagagcccattgtaatgagttgtccaaattgtcccaataaggtcttgaattagtcatttagtaatatttgtataaaataaccttggagGGATAAAATtatgacaaaaatacattattattccatcctaatatgttttgaaggtttaaagtcatttgagtcaaaagttgtaaaatgcaacttttcaaaagttgtaaaaggatcaaaatgggaagttgtatggttataagaggaagttgggtagttgtaacttccatgtgaagatgaaaaggctataaaaCATATTTAATGGTCATTCATAAGGGTAGGTAAaagttggagaaggaattggaaagcattggaaacatttcgGTATCATactttcattgtttcaatctcttgttttgtggtcttgaaagtttttcctcttgtttccaggccttgtgcGGCCATGTACAACCTAGAAACAAGTGTATTTATATCATGATAGTGTAGTATAATGAATAatatttccatttcttttggtttgagttgatttcatgcatttttgagaaagttatgatagttttggtgaaaaccatttggaactacccaaaaccctgattcactgcgaccagttttggaaaaaccatcataactttggatttaacagttggatctttctataatttggagaaaagttttatAACTAGCATTTCTAGAAACGGACCAGAGCAATGGTCTAGTTGATTAAcattttaagagttattaatgaatgttcatgactgcaatttcatgaccagaatagagtaaatttcatagtttggacaaattcttggttttcatttgcaagaaatgaatagatgaagggtttaaatgatttatctttaatgcatgatatatggatctaaaatcatcatggattgatatatatggagaagatttgataatggttatttgtttgatgattttgttgggaaatatatgacaatgcctctaacatgttggaagatttgtgttgatgattgaacttcacgaatgatttgaggttcttggttggattttcatgatgctctgcatcagtcTTAAACCTctcacacaaacccaatttgatcacctatgatcgaccaatcctctacatatgattacaactttattcacacacaaaaaatcccataaccatccatgaccatcctatgatctacaaagagatcttacatcatatttatagaaACCCatgacctaaaaaattaggtcggccatctaaaATATAACAcaataatttcattacataaactcgtaaaccaatgataacccaagtcggcctaagaccaacaCAACattatccaaacaataaatccaaccagtaatgcatcgggagcatccaccaacacattacataaactccataacctaggagaataacaCAGAATAGcatcagacctaaaataggtcgccataagccaaatgcaacaccaccgatcaactagaacatgaacatgataaccatcaacatcccgagaaccttctagaagttgcaccaacaccacttattgaatccatcaaaagatcttcaacaaagttatgtcagtaaaacccttactggtaaccagaaggcttactagaacatatgatagcttccagatcaccaaatcctgaatcaactgaatgtgacacacacatgaatgactgaaccaaaccaTTTCCACCAATCTGAACATACTGAAGAATACTAGAGATagtctcctgatcatcatcacaatccaaccactctagcAAAACCCGGtcgacaaccaaacaagctagtgtttacatcaatgacaaacatcaatgcaacacataatcaattcctccaaattgccaacatggcCTTCTTCATTGAATGGGAAAATATTTAGCCTATAATAAAATTACTAGATAGTCCTAGGTAGAGAAGCATTAGGGACCTAATCTTTGGATTAGACAATTATCAAAAGGCTTATTTATAATCTAgtatgaatcaaatgaagaatagAAATTTATTGCCTTAGAACCTTAAATAATGGATAGTATACGATTTAACATAAAATACTAGATTGTAAACAAAAATAGTTAAAAAAGCTATATCCCACGCACTAATGTGGATCTATACCTTGAGGGATTGTGTAGCATAGGGTATCTAGACTCATGAAGGTAAGTCTTTGTCCTTCTACTTCGCTCTATAAACTAAGTTTCAATCACTTGCATGAAAAAAATTACATCTTTGGCATGCTAGTGTCCAAGTTTCACACTTGTGTCTAGATTGGGTGCCAATGTCCAATCTAGGTGCTAGGTTCTAGGACTAACACTAATGTCCTAAAAAAGCTCTAGCATCTAGGGGATTTTGTATGAAATTCTATAGGGAGATACTTGATTTCCTATTTCTTATAGGAAAACTAATGAAACTTGTGTATTATGATTTTAGGTCCCTCCCATGATGTGCAAGCATAATAGTTGGTATGTGTGCACATTACTATATGGTTACATCAATATGTTAACAAGTGTAGAGATGGGATTCCTCAAGGATATGAATGACATGAGTATTCATGGTGTCCACAATTAGACTCGATGACAAGATACTAATGGTGTTGACAGAGTGGTGGGACTTAAATAAATCTACATTCCATCTTCTAATGGAGGAGATGACAATCACACTTGAGGATATGTACCAAATCTTATGACTTCCTATGCAAAGTAAAGTCGTAAAGATTGAGGAGCATCAAGACACAAAGTCCATTTGAGTGAACTAATTGTACTAAATCACTTGAGCTGTATTAGATGATACCATAGGATGTATATGCCAATGATTGTTGTTATAGGATGTTGATGACATATCATTGTTGTTGTAATGAAGGAAAATAGATGTTTATAAGTTTAGGCATGCAAAATGGACCTATTTCCAAAAAAATGCATTAGAGAGGGacctcaatagattcaacctccttTGTATGAAAAGGGTTGAATACTAGTTGGATTTCGCTCCTTATTTTGTGGGTGTTGAATTGGATACTAGAAATATAAAAATGAATGCTACATCTAGGGCTTAAGatgaaaaattgaaataatttatcatAAACAGACAGTTGCAGATTTTATATGAAGATGTAACTACATGTCTAagacaacgaagatggatggaacCTATGACTGGAAACTAGGCCTATAAAATTGAGACAAAGTATCTTTGAGAAAATCTATCCCTCTAATGTTGGATGTGGACACAATTAATTGATCTAAAACTATAATGTTGCTCAAAGTCTACCCTAGATGATTCACAATAAATTCATCACACAATGTAGTGTGGAGTGAATATGTTCTTTGCATTTTGCACCTACAAAATCTAGATCTGATCATATTTGTCTACTCTGCctaatttcaaatttacaactcctaaacctatcacttgcacacaaaaaagaagagaaaagatgtTGAGAATAGGGGTTTTTCTAATTTAAACCCCAAGTCTagaattaaccatttaattgaaattgaaattgatatgtAATGGAAATATAAAGCATTCCTTTTGAAGATAGAGGCTAGACCTGAATTGAAATGTTGGAATTGGATTATAATACCATGATAAGTTTTCATTTGAAGTCTTCATGCAAGGTTGATGTTTTCATGTAGGATGTATGATGTCTTCATAGAATTTAATCATGAgtgtcatcttgaatgcttgaatcatGAATAATTGACCTCACCTTCAATGCCTTGAGTATGATAGATTAttttctcacttgaattgaatgTTTTTCTTGAGAAATTGAATTGTAAACTTAGGGAGATATTTGTTTGAATGAGGAGGTGAGGCTTTCTTTTATACCCCACTACATCAAACATGTTTTAAATTTTGAGACCAGATGACATGGGAAGGGAATTCCCACTCACTTTTTATGACCATTATCGGGGCCAAAACTGGGCTCCTTTTGTTGAGAATATGGCATCCAAGCACCACTATCCTAGGACAATGGCACCTAGAGAACCTTTTTCTATCCAATCATGGCTTAAAACAAAGGTCCATAGACCAAAAGGTAGGCAAATTTTGAGAATTGAAGTTTGTGTGAGCATAATTGAACATAGTAAAAGCACGAAAGGCTAGAATACCAAAGTGGGGATGAAAATTGTATTGGGATACAATTAGCAAGGCTGCAGTTGTATTCTAATATGATCACTACCATTGTACTCATAGTAGCAATGGATGGATGAGATGTGCAACTTCAAAAGGACCTTATTCA includes:
- the LOC131052881 gene encoding uncharacterized protein LOC131052881, with protein sequence MGMCLSRKRDKNPQIGLNEFQGGNDSQRFLNMFKSRSRLKCNAKDSFSDIKSVNECNGKSERQKESVSQLQGECSLYRSSVVEEGAAFGSPISISREGISTEAFSDCSADLFELDLSEDHILGRVSDDVFSVSLSDLLKLESLDLSDKL